The following DNA comes from Eubalaena glacialis mitochondrion, complete genome.
AAAGGACTTCGATATGGAATAATCCTATTTATCATCTCAGAAGTCTTATTCTTCACAGGCTTCTTCTGAGCCTTCTACCACTCAAGCCTCGCTCCCACTCCAGAACTAGGTGGATGTTGACCACCAACAGGCATCCACCCCTTAAATCCCCTAGAAGTTCCCCTTCTCAACACCTCTGTGCTGTTGGCCTCTGGCGTATCCATTACCTGAGCTCACCACAGTCTAATAGAAGGAAACCGTAAACACATACTTCAAGCGCTCTTCATCACAATTACACTAGGTCTCTATTTCACCCTACTACAAGCATCAGAATACTACGAAGCCCCTTTCACAATTTCAGACGGAATCTACGGATCCACATTCTTCGTAGCCACGGGCTTTCATGGATTACACGTAATTATCGGATCTACCTTCC
Coding sequences within:
- the COX3 gene encoding cytochrome c oxidase subunit III, with protein sequence MTHQTHSYHMVNPSPWPLTGALSALLMTSGLIMWFHFNSMILLTLGLLTNILTMYQWWRDIIRESTFQGHHTPTVQKGLRYGMILFIISEVLFFTGFFWAFYHSSLAPTPELGGCWPPTGIHPLNPLEVPLLNTSVLLASGVSITWAHHSLMEGNRKHMLQALFITITLGLYFTLLQASEYYEAPFTISDGIYGSTFFVATGFHGLHVIIGSTFLIVCFLRQMKFHFTSNHHFGFEAAAWYWHFVDVVWLFLYVSIYWWGS